In a single window of the Fusarium falciforme chromosome 3, complete sequence genome:
- a CDS encoding Sulfate adenylyltransferase: MANAPHGGVLKDLFARDLPRQAELQAESEKLPALVLTERHLCDLELILNGGFSPIEGFLTEKDYNSVVETNRLADGALFSMPINLDVDQATIDRLSIKPGARIALRDLRDDRNLAILTVEDVYRPDKVNEAKKVFGSDDDTHPGIKYLFATAKEFYVGGKLEAINRLEHYDFLDLRFTPSELRSHFNKLGWQKVVAFQTRNPMHRAHRELTVRAARSQQANVLIQPVVGLTKPGDIDHFTRVRVYKALLPRYPNGMAALALLPLAMRMGGPREALWHAIIRKNHGATHFIVGRDHAGPGKNKQGKDHYGPYDAQYLVQEHQEELGIKMVEFQEMIYLPDTDEYLPANEIPEGTRTTNISGTELRHRLRTGKEIPAWFSYPEVVKVLREQNPLPAQKGFTVFMTGYQNSGKDTIARALQVTLNQGGGRSVSMLLGENVRHELSPELGFSRKDRDLNISRIAFVASELTKAGAAVIAAPIAPFEEARKAARDLIEKSGPFFLVHVATPLEYCEKTDRRGVYAAARNGEIKNFTGVDDPYEAPAKADLVVDLEKQTVRSIVHEIVLLLESRGLLDRL; this comes from the exons atGGCCAACGCTCCTCACGGTGGTGTCCTCAAGGACCTCTTCGCCCGCGATCTGCCTCGCCAGGCCGAGCTCCAGGCCGAGTCCGAGAAGCTTCCCGCCCTCGTCCTCACTGAGCGTCACCTTTGCGATCTTGAGCTGATCCTCAACGGTGGCTTCTCTCCCATTGAAG GTTTCCTCACTGAGAAGGACTACAACAG TGTCGTCGAGACCAACCGCCTCGCTGATGGCGCCCTCTTCTCCATGCCCATCAACCTCGATGTTGACCAGGCCACCATTGACCGGCTGAGCATCAAGCCCGGCGCTCGCATCGCCCTCCGCGATCTTCGTGACGACCGAAACCTTGCCATTCTCACTGTTGAGGATGTCTACCGACCCGACAA GGtcaacgaggccaagaaggtctTTGGCAGCGACGATGACACTCACCCCGGTATCAAGTACCTCTTCGCTACCGCCAAGGAGTTCTACGTTGGTGGTAagctcgaggccatcaaccgTCTTGAGCACTACGACTTCCTCGACCTCCGCT TCACCCCCTCTGAGCTTCGCTCTCACTTCAACAAGCTCGGCTGGCAAAAGGTCGTCGCTTTCCAGACCCGAAACCCCATGCACCGTGCTCACCGCGAGTTGACGGTCCGCGCCGCCCGCTCCCAGCAGGCCAACGTCCTCATCCAGCCCGTCGTCGGTCTCACCAAGCCTGGTGACATTGACCACTTCACCCGTGTCCGTGTCTACAAGGCTCTCCTGCCCCGATACCCCAACGGAATGGCCGCTCtggctcttcttcccctgGCCATGCGCATGGGTGGTCCCCGTGAGGCCCTCTGGCACGCCATCATCCGCAAGAACCACGGTGCTACTCACTTCATCGTTGGTCGTGACCACGCTGGTCCCGGCAAGAACAAGCAGGGCAAGGACCACTACGGCCCCTATGATGCTCAGTACCTCGTCCAGGAGCAccaggaggagcttggcatCAAGATGGTCGAGTTCCAGGAGATGATCTACCTCCCCGACACCGACGAGTACCTCCCCGCCAACGAGATCCCCGAGGGCACCCGCACCACCAACATCTCCGGTACTGAGCTGCGACACCGTCTCCGAACCGGCAAGGAGATCCCCGCCTGGTTCTCCTACCCCGAGGTCGTCAAGGTCCTCCGCGAGCAGAACCCCCTGCCCGCCCAGAAGGGTTTCACCGTCTTCATGACTGGTTACCAGAACAGCGGCAAGGACACCATCGCCCGTGCCCTGCAGGTCACCCTCAACCAGGGTGGTGGCCGCTCCGTGTCCATGCTCCTCGGTGAGAACGTCCGACACGAGCTCTCCCCTGAGCTTGGCTTCAGCCGCAAGGACCGTGACCTCAACATCTCCCGCATTGCCTTTGTCGCCTCCGAGCTCACCAAGGCGGGTGCCGCCGTCATCGCCGCCCCCATCGCTCCCTTCGAGGAGGCCCGCAAGGCTGCCCGTGACCTCATCGAGAAGTCCGgccccttcttcctcgtgCACGTCGCCACCCCTCTCGAGTACTGCGAGAAGACCGACCGCCGTGGTGTCTACGCTGCTGCCCGCAACGGTGAGATTAAGAACTTCACCGGTGTCGACGACCCCTATGAGGCCCCTGCCAAGGCCGACCTCGTTGTCGACCTTGAGAAGCAGACTGTCCGTTCCATCGTGCACGAGATTGTCCTGCTCCTCGAGAGCCGTGGTCTCCTCGACCGCCTGTAA